Sequence from the Acidobacteriota bacterium genome:
CGGGGGTGGTGGACGCCGCTCCCGTGGTCAGCACCAAGGGGTTGATCATGGCGGCCGGCCGGCGATTGCGGTGGGTGACCATCAACGGGATCGATCCCGGGCCGGGTCTGCGCGTGACCGATATGGAGCAGACCATGGTGGAGGGGTCGTTCCACGACCTGGGCAGCGAGGCGGAAGATCTGCGGCCGCCGCTGATCCTGGGAGAGGAACTGGCGCTGGAACTGGGGGTGCTGCGCGGAGACCCGGTCACGCTCCTGGTGCCACGGCCCAAGCTGACACCGTGGGGCGTGAGCCTGCGCCAGTCGGTGTTTCGCGTGGCCGGCTTCTTCCGTACCGACTATTTCGAGTACGACTCCGGCTGGGCCTTCATTTCGCTGCACCAGGCCCAGCGTATCCTGGGCATGGGCGAGGACGTGAGCTGGATCGCGGCGCGGGTGGAAGACCTGGGCCGACTCGAGGAAATCGAAGCGCGGGCCCAGGAGCGCCTGGGAGAGGGTTTCCGGGTCGACGATATCCTGCGCCACAACCGGGCCCTGTTCTCGGCGATGAAGCTCGAGAAACTGCTGATGTTCTTCGCCGTGGGCCTGATCGTGCTGGTCGCGGCCCTGGGCGTGATCAGCACGCTGGTTTTGACGGTCATTCAAAAGGTCAGGGAAATCGGCGTCCTGGCAGCGATGGGGGCGACTCCCGGGGGCGTTCTGCGAATCTTCATCCTCCAGGGCCTGAGTACGGGGCTGGTGGGAACCCTGGCCGGGGCCGTCTTGGGGGTGGGCGCGTGCTGGGTGATCGATCGCTTCAAGTTGATTCCCCTGGATCCGGATGTCTACTACCTGTCCTATGTGGCCTTGAGCGTGCGGCCCCAGGATGTGGCGATCGTGGTCTTCGTGTCTGTGCTCGTTGCCTTGCTTTCGACGCTCTACCCGGCCTGGCGGGCCGCCTCGCTCGATCCGGTGGAGGCCTTGCGCGGTGAGTGAGGTCCTGGTCGAGGCCCGTGGTCTGTGCAAGGACTATTGCCGCCGCGGGTTGGCCGCACCTCCCGTGAAAGTGTTGCAAGATTTGGATTTCCGCTTGCTTCAAGGCGAGACCGTGGCGATTCAGGGCCAGTCGGGGGTCGGCAAGACGACGCTGTTGAACCTGCTCGGCGGTCTCGACCGGCCGGATTCGGGTATTCTCTTGTTCAGACAGGAGGAGATACCCTCGGATCCTGCGTCCCGCGCCCGGTGGCGCAGGGGGGCCGTGGGGATCATCTTCCAGTTTCATGGGCTGCTTGGTGAGTTTACAGCGGCGGAGAATGTGGCTCTCGCCGGCCTCATCCGGGGCTGGCGGCGCGCGGACGCGCTCCGGCGGGCCCGGGATCTGCTCGGGCGGCTGGGCCTGGCTGAACGGGCCGAGCACCACCCCGATCAGCTCTCCGGGGGCGAGCAGCAGCGGGTGGCCCTGGCCCGGGCCCTGGTCACCGGGCCTCCGCTCCTGCTGGCCGACGAGCCCACGGGCAATCTCGACCCCCGGACCGGCGATCGCGTCCTCGACACCCTCTTCCAGTTGCAGCAGGAGTTGGGCTTCTCCCTCGTCGTGGCGACCCACTCGGAAAGGCTGGCGCGTCGCTGCCACCGTGCCCTACGTTTGGAACGAGGCCGGCTCGTGGAGATCACCACGTTCGCCGGAAGCGAAGAACCCTCCTGACCCCATGGGACGGCTGGCGTCCCGAGACAAGGTGCGGCGATGATCGAGCAGTTCACCGAGAAGGCGAAGCGTGTCCTCTTCCTGGCCCGTTACGAGGCGACCCAGCGGGGCGCCCCCGTGATCGGGACCGAGCACATTCTCGTCGGGCTCCTGCGGGAGGACGACGGCTTGACCCGGGAGCTGTTTCACCGCAGCAACATCTCGGTGGACCTCCTGCGTGCCGAACTCGAGAGCCAGGAAGGCGCGGTACTCCAGGGCGGCCGGGGGGTCGACATTCCCTTCAGCGAAGAGGCCAAGCGCGTGCTCGAGTGCGCCCAGGAGGAAGCCCGCGGTCTGATGTCCCCCACGGTGGACGTCGAACACGTTCTGTTGGGCTTGATCCGTGTGGACGACGCTCCCGCCGGCCGCATTCTCGGCGAGCGGGGCATGCGGCTCTACACCGTGCGTGAGGACATCATCAACCTGGCCAAGCGCCTGGCATCGACGAGCGCCGAAAAGAACGGTGCAGCGGAAGGGAAGAAGAAGGAGACCCCCTTCCTCGACGAGTTCAGTCGGGACATGACGCGTATCGCCGCCGAAGGCGGTTTCGATCCCCTGATCGGGCGCGAGGTCGAGCTCGACCGCGTGATTCAGGTCCTCTCCCGCCGCCGGAAGAACAACCCGGTACTGCTCGGTGAGCCGGGGGTCGGCAAGACCGCCATCGTCGAGGGACTGGCCGGCCGCGTGGCCGACGGGTCGGTTCCCCCCTCGCTGACCGGTCGCCGGATCCTCGCGCTGGACCTGTCCCTGGTCGTCGCGGGAACCAAGTACCGCGGTCAGTTCGAAGAGCGCCTGAAGGGCATCATCCAGGAACTGGTCAATGCGCGGGACGTGATTCTCTTCATCGACGAGATCCATTCGCTGATCGGCGCCGGTTCCG
This genomic interval carries:
- a CDS encoding ATP-binding cassette domain-containing protein, whose product is MSEVLVEARGLCKDYCRRGLAAPPVKVLQDLDFRLLQGETVAIQGQSGVGKTTLLNLLGGLDRPDSGILLFRQEEIPSDPASRARWRRGAVGIIFQFHGLLGEFTAAENVALAGLIRGWRRADALRRARDLLGRLGLAERAEHHPDQLSGGEQQRVALARALVTGPPLLLADEPTGNLDPRTGDRVLDTLFQLQQELGFSLVVATHSERLARRCHRALRLERGRLVEITTFAGSEEPS
- a CDS encoding ABC transporter permease, which codes for MSVAASAARAARTRSVYAPFVAGRFLRTRRQGFVSLIGLLSALGFMVGVASLIVALALITGFQEAMISRILAANAQLLVFPAPGRGAIENAGQVITELKAVPGVVDAAPVVSTKGLIMAAGRRLRWVTINGIDPGPGLRVTDMEQTMVEGSFHDLGSEAEDLRPPLILGEELALELGVLRGDPVTLLVPRPKLTPWGVSLRQSVFRVAGFFRTDYFEYDSGWAFISLHQAQRILGMGEDVSWIAARVEDLGRLEEIEARAQERLGEGFRVDDILRHNRALFSAMKLEKLLMFFAVGLIVLVAALGVISTLVLTVIQKVREIGVLAAMGATPGGVLRIFILQGLSTGLVGTLAGAVLGVGACWVIDRFKLIPLDPDVYYLSYVALSVRPQDVAIVVFVSVLVALLSTLYPAWRAASLDPVEALRGE